The DNA window GTCGACGATGCCGGTCAGTTCGTCTCGCAGGAGTCGCCGACTCGAGCGGAAGAGACGCCGACGATCCCGTAGCCGGATAGCGAGGGTGTTGCTTTCGATACGACGGACGAGTAGCCGACCTACTCCTCGACGAGGTCGCCGCTGTACTCTGCCTCGAGTGCAACGGTCGTCCCGTCATGAACAGTCTCGAACGAGTCCGCATCGGCCCCGAACGTCGACTCGAGACGTTCCTCGTCGACCCGCTCTTCGTCCGCGTAGGTGACGACCGTCCGGGCCGTGGCGTCGCCACCCTCGAGCACCGAGAGTTGCTGGTAAACGCCGTTCGCGCCCGTGAACCCACCGAAGGAGAGAGTCAGAGTCTCGGCCTCGGCCGGATCGTCGATGGTCTCCTCGTCGAACTCGTCGTCGGTCGTGTACAGTCCCAGCGTGATCCCGGCCGGTTCGCCGGTTCGGAGGAGTTCCTCGAACGCCTCGTCTCCAGCGGGTGCCGAGTCCCGTTCGTCGGCTGCTGTCGCGACCGTTCGCTCGACCGCGTCGACGGCATCGAACTCGTCGCCGGTCTCCAGTTCCGCCCCGTCGTAGGAGAAGACGAAGGCGTCGTCGGTCACACCGACGACCTCACCCGCGTTCGGCCACGTATAGACGGCGTACTCGTCGTCCGTGACTTCGGGCTCGTATCCCGCCTCCTCGAGTCCCTCCGCGAGTTCCTCGGCGTCGTAGTCGCCGGCCAGCGCGTAGACGCCGTCGACAAAGACGAACGTCTCCTGGCCGTCACTCGTCCGGTTGTGCTCGACGTAAGCGCCGAAACTCGGAGAGTTCGAGAGCAACTCGAGGCCGTACAGACAGTGAAGTGCGACAACGACGGGATTGCCGAGCAGCGGATCCGTCGGCTCCTCGGCCTCCGTCGCGTCGTCGGTGTCTAACAGCGCGTTCATGGTCTCGAAGTCGATTGCACCGTACAGATACTCCGTGTCGTCTACCTCGGGAAGCGTCCCGGCGTACGACGGGAGGTCACCGTCGGCGGCGATCGCTGCTTCGTCTACCGCTTGTTCTTCGGGCTCTTCACTCGAGTCGGAACAGCCAGCGAGCGATACCGATGCGACACTTGCTCCCAACAGGGACAGTGCTGTACGTCGATCCAGCGTAGTCATCTTCTGGTCGTGGTCGATAAGCCCACATCATTGTGACGGCCTTTTCGCTCGAGCGAACTGTTCGTAAACGGTATACTAGTTACTCGTACTAGTTATCGTATCTAGACTAGTAGTAGTTCTAGACTAGAGATGGGGAGTTAGCAACCAAATCTGATGTTGCAGGTGGAAAATCGCTGGTGCTTAGGAGTCGTGTCCGTCTCCAAAGATCACGACTCGTCGTCGCTCGGTTCCGGCCGTTCCGTCGCTCGGCGGAGCAGACCGAGGAGCGTATTCGCCTCGCGATCCGTGAGATCCGCCCGGCCGTACACTCTCCGGAGCATTCGCATCGTCTTCCCCCGTTTCTCCTCGGGATGGTTGATCGCCTCGAGTAGCTCTGCCCACTGATCGTAAAGTCGATCTATCGTTGCTTCCGGCGCTCGGACACGTTCGACGTCGGGAAGTTGTGTGCCGTCATCGTCGAGCGTCAGCGTTCGAAGTTCGTAGAGGGTGACGGTCGCGGCCTGTCCGAGATTCAGCACGGGATACTCGGCGCTGGCCGGAATCGAACAGATCTCGTCAATCTCGGCGAGTTCCTCGTTGGTCAATCCGACGCGTTCCCGGCCGAAGACGAGTGCAGTCGGTGCATCGACCGTCGGCAGTCGATCCGCAAGTTCCGCCGGCGTCGAGAACGGAAACCGGACGTGACTCCGGTCGTCCTCGTTCGTGACCGCCGTACAACCGATGGTGTGGTAGTTCGAGACGAGTTCCTCGAACGTGATCTCCGTGGCGTTCGGGAGAATATCTTCTCGAGCATGGCCAGCGAATCCGTAGGCCTCACCGTCGGGATCGAGTTCGGGCGGATCGACCAATAGCAGATCCTCGAACCCGAAGTTCTTCATCGCCCGAGCGATCGTTCCGACGTTGCCCGGCGACTGGGCGTCGACGACGGCGACCGCTGGCGTTCGACGATCCGTCCCGGACGGCGTTTCGCTCATCCCTTCGATATGGACTCGAGTGTGGGTTACCGGTTTCGGTTCTCGGAAGTGCAGTGCTCGTCACGGTTGACACACACACCACCCTCGCGTTTGTAAGCGCACTAGAGGGTGGGGGAGTTCTGATCAGGAACACACCACCGTCGCGGATGAAAATTCTCGGTTATGACCTACCCAAATCGACCAAATCGGGAGTTCGGTCGAACCCCACCCACCGTTTCGGCGTTACATCCGCGACGGTGGTGTGGGTGTCGTCCGGATTCTCGAGAAAACCACTTCGATCACCAACGGACGCGTCACGTCCCAGCGGCCGAAAATTTCATTTCGAGAGTTTTTTCCGCTTCGGACCTCGGACCGAACCTCGCTTCTATCCTCTCTCGGGCCCGTTTTCGACACTTACATACGCGAAGGGGGTGTCGGTGTCGAACGGCGAGTAAGCGATCCATACGCGTCCCCGATTAGAAGCGCGATATGGGCCGTTCCAGACACTCTCTCCTAGCCTAGTCAAATTCCGGCATTTCGACCGCCAAATCGACGGATTTACATCCGCGACCGATCCCTATACTTTTATTTCAGTCCGGTTGGTAGGCTCTCGGTACTGCAATGTCCGCGAACGACGATCGTGATCCCCTCTTCCAGTACGACGATCCGGTTTTCGCCGACGAGCGACTGCTCGAGATCACGCACCTGCCCGGGCCGGACCGGATCGTCGGTCGTGACGAGCAGATGCAACGGGTCGCGGACGCCCTGAATCCGGCTATTTTCGGGAGCGAGCCCAACCACCTGTTCATCTTCGGCAAGACCGGAACCGGCAAATCGCTGATTTCGCGGTCGGTCACTCAGCGAGTGATTTCGGAGGCCGAACACGACGGCGTCACCGTGAAATACGCCTTCATCGACTGTGGAGAGCAAAACACGGAAGCATCGATCATCAAGACCATCGCTCAGATCGTCAACGAACCGGACGAGAGCGGCATCACCGTCCCTGATCGTGGTCTGGGAACCGGCGACTACTACAAACGGCTCTGGCAGGCCGTCGACGGCTGTACCGACGTCACCATCGTCATTCTCGACG is part of the Natronobacterium texcoconense genome and encodes:
- a CDS encoding RNA methyltransferase, which codes for MSETPSGTDRRTPAVAVVDAQSPGNVGTIARAMKNFGFEDLLLVDPPELDPDGEAYGFAGHAREDILPNATEITFEELVSNYHTIGCTAVTNEDDRSHVRFPFSTPAELADRLPTVDAPTALVFGRERVGLTNEELAEIDEICSIPASAEYPVLNLGQAATVTLYELRTLTLDDDGTQLPDVERVRAPEATIDRLYDQWAELLEAINHPEEKRGKTMRMLRRVYGRADLTDREANTLLGLLRRATERPEPSDDES